A window of the Mus pahari chromosome 1, PAHARI_EIJ_v1.1, whole genome shotgun sequence genome harbors these coding sequences:
- the Nr1h2 gene encoding oxysterols receptor LXR-beta isoform X4, whose amino-acid sequence MLGHELCRVCGDKASGFHYNVLSCEGCKGFFRRSVVHGGAGRYACRGSGTCQMDAFMRRKCQLCRLRKCKEAGMREQCVLSEEQIRKKKIQKQQQQQPAPPTEPAASSSGRPAASPGTSEASSQGSGEGEGIQLTAAQELMIQQLVAAQLQCNKRSFSDQPKVTPWPLGADPQSRDARQQRFAHFTELAIISVQEIVDFAKQVPGFLQLGREDQIALLKASTIEIMLLETARRYNHETECITFLKDFTYSKDDFHRAGLQVEFINPIFEFSRAMRRLGLDDAEYALLIAINIFSADRPNVQEPSRVEALQQPYVEALLSYTRIKRPQDQLRFPRMLMKLVSLRTLSSVHSEQVFALRLQDKKLPPLLSEIWDVHE is encoded by the exons ATGCTGGGCCACGAGCTGTGCCGCGTGTGCGGGGACAAGGCCTCGGGCTTCCACTACAACGTGCTCAGCTGTGAAGGCTGCAAAGGCTTCTTCCGGCGCAGCGTGGTGCACGGTGGGGCCGGGCGCTATGCCTGTCGGGGCAGCGGAACCTGCCAGATGGATGCCTTCATGCGGCGCAAGTGCCAGCTCTGCCGGCTGCGCAAATGCAAGGAGGCTGGCATGCGGGAGCAGT GCGTGCTTTCTGAGGAGCAGATTCGGAAGAAAAAGATTcagaagcagcaacagcagcagccagcGCCCCCGACTGAGCCAGCAGCCAGTAGCTCAGGCCGGCCAGCGGCCTCCCCTGGCACTTCGGAAGcgagcagccagggctctggggaaggagagggcatCCAGCTGACCGCGGCTCAGGAGCTGATGATCCAGCAGTTAGTTGCCGCGCAGCTGCAGTGCAACAAACGATCCTTCTCCGACCAGCCCAAAGTCACG CCCTGGCCCCTGGGTGCAGACCCTCAGTCCCGAGATGCCCGTCAGCAGCGCTTTGCCCACTTCACCGAGCTAGCCATCATCTCGGTCCAGGAGATTGTGGACTTTGCCAAGCAGGTGCCAGGGTTCTTGCAGCTGGGCCGGGAGGACCAGATCGCCCTCCTGAAGGCGTCCACCATTGAG ATCATGTTGCTAGAGACAGCCAGACGCTACAACCACGAGACCGAGTGCATCACGTTCCTGAAGGATTTCACCTACAGCAAGGACGACTTCCACCGTGCAG GCTTGCAGGTGGAGTTCATCAATCCCATCTTTGAGTTCTCCCGGGCCATGCGGCGGCTGGGCCTGGACGACGCAGAGTATGCCTTGCTCATCGCCATCAACATCTTCTCAGCCGACCGGCCCAATGTGCAGGAGCCCAGCCGTGTGGAGGCCCTGCAGCAGCCCTACGTGGAGGCTCTCCTCTCCTACACGAGGATCAAGCGGCCGCAG GACCAGCTGCGCTTCCCACGCATGCTTATGAAGCTGGTGAGCCTGCGTACGCTCAGCTCCGTGCACTCGGAGCAGGTCTTTGCATTGCGGCTGCAGGACAAGAAGCTGCCGCCCTTGCTGTCTGAGATCTGGGACGTGCACGAGTAG
- the Nr1h2 gene encoding oxysterols receptor LXR-beta isoform X2, which yields MSSPTSSLDTPVPGNGSPQPSTSATSPTIKEEGQETDPPPGSEGSSSAYIVVILEPEDEPERKRKKGPAPKMLGHELCRVCGDKASGFHYNVLSCEGCKGFFRRSVVHGGAGRYACRGSGTCQMDAFMRRKCQLCRLRKCKEAGMREQCVLSEEQIRKKKIQKQQQQQPAPPTEPAASSSGRPAASPGTSEASSQGSGEGEGIQLTAAQELMIQQLVAAQLQCNKRSFSDQPKVTPWPLGADPQSRDARQQRFAHFTELAIISVQEIVDFAKQVPGFLQLGREDQIALLKASTIEIMLLETARRYNHETECITFLKDFTYSKDDFHRAGLQVEFINPIFEFSRAMRRLGLDDAEYALLIAINIFSADRPNVQEPSRVEALQQPYVEALLSYTRIKRPQDQLRFPRMLMKLVSLRTLSSVHSEQVFALRLQDKKLPPLLSEIWDVHE from the exons ATGTCTTCCCCCACAAGTTCTCTGGACACTCCCGTGCCTG GGAATGGTTCTCCTCAGCCCAGTACCTCTGCCACTTCACCCACTATTAAGGAAGAGGGGCAGGAGACTGATCCTCCTCCAGGCTCTGAAGGGTCCAGCTCTGCCTACATCGTGG TCATCTTAGAGCCAGAGGATGAACCTGAGCGCAAGCGGAAGAAGGGGCCGGCCCCGAAGATGCTGGGCCACGAGCTGTGCCGCGTGTGCGGGGACAAGGCCTCGGGCTTCCACTACAACGTGCTCAGCTGTGAAGGCTGCAAAGGCTTCTTCCGGCGCAGCGTGGTGCACGGTGGGGCCGGGCGCTATGCCTGTCGGGGCAGCGGAACCTGCCAGATGGATGCCTTCATGCGGCGCAAGTGCCAGCTCTGCCGGCTGCGCAAATGCAAGGAGGCTGGCATGCGGGAGCAGT GCGTGCTTTCTGAGGAGCAGATTCGGAAGAAAAAGATTcagaagcagcaacagcagcagccagcGCCCCCGACTGAGCCAGCAGCCAGTAGCTCAGGCCGGCCAGCGGCCTCCCCTGGCACTTCGGAAGcgagcagccagggctctggggaaggagagggcatCCAGCTGACCGCGGCTCAGGAGCTGATGATCCAGCAGTTAGTTGCCGCGCAGCTGCAGTGCAACAAACGATCCTTCTCCGACCAGCCCAAAGTCACG CCCTGGCCCCTGGGTGCAGACCCTCAGTCCCGAGATGCCCGTCAGCAGCGCTTTGCCCACTTCACCGAGCTAGCCATCATCTCGGTCCAGGAGATTGTGGACTTTGCCAAGCAGGTGCCAGGGTTCTTGCAGCTGGGCCGGGAGGACCAGATCGCCCTCCTGAAGGCGTCCACCATTGAG ATCATGTTGCTAGAGACAGCCAGACGCTACAACCACGAGACCGAGTGCATCACGTTCCTGAAGGATTTCACCTACAGCAAGGACGACTTCCACCGTGCAG GCTTGCAGGTGGAGTTCATCAATCCCATCTTTGAGTTCTCCCGGGCCATGCGGCGGCTGGGCCTGGACGACGCAGAGTATGCCTTGCTCATCGCCATCAACATCTTCTCAGCCGACCGGCCCAATGTGCAGGAGCCCAGCCGTGTGGAGGCCCTGCAGCAGCCCTACGTGGAGGCTCTCCTCTCCTACACGAGGATCAAGCGGCCGCAG GACCAGCTGCGCTTCCCACGCATGCTTATGAAGCTGGTGAGCCTGCGTACGCTCAGCTCCGTGCACTCGGAGCAGGTCTTTGCATTGCGGCTGCAGGACAAGAAGCTGCCGCCCTTGCTGTCTGAGATCTGGGACGTGCACGAGTAG
- the Nr1h2 gene encoding oxysterols receptor LXR-beta isoform X3, which produces MSSPTSSLDTPVPGNGSPQPSTSATSPTIKEEGQETDPPPGSEGSSSAYIVEPEDEPERKRKKGPAPKMLGHELCRVCGDKASGFHYNVLSCEGCKGFFRRSVVHGGAGRYACRGSGTCQMDAFMRRKCQLCRLRKCKEAGMREQCVLSEEQIRKKKIQKQQQQQPAPPTEPAASSSGRPAASPGTSEASSQGSGEGEGIQLTAAQELMIQQLVAAQLQCNKRSFSDQPKVTPWPLGADPQSRDARQQRFAHFTELAIISVQEIVDFAKQVPGFLQLGREDQIALLKASTIEIMLLETARRYNHETECITFLKDFTYSKDDFHRAGLQVEFINPIFEFSRAMRRLGLDDAEYALLIAINIFSADRPNVQEPSRVEALQQPYVEALLSYTRIKRPQDQLRFPRMLMKLVSLRTLSSVHSEQVFALRLQDKKLPPLLSEIWDVHE; this is translated from the exons ATGTCTTCCCCCACAAGTTCTCTGGACACTCCCGTGCCTG GGAATGGTTCTCCTCAGCCCAGTACCTCTGCCACTTCACCCACTATTAAGGAAGAGGGGCAGGAGACTGATCCTCCTCCAGGCTCTGAAGGGTCCAGCTCTGCCTACATCGTGG AGCCAGAGGATGAACCTGAGCGCAAGCGGAAGAAGGGGCCGGCCCCGAAGATGCTGGGCCACGAGCTGTGCCGCGTGTGCGGGGACAAGGCCTCGGGCTTCCACTACAACGTGCTCAGCTGTGAAGGCTGCAAAGGCTTCTTCCGGCGCAGCGTGGTGCACGGTGGGGCCGGGCGCTATGCCTGTCGGGGCAGCGGAACCTGCCAGATGGATGCCTTCATGCGGCGCAAGTGCCAGCTCTGCCGGCTGCGCAAATGCAAGGAGGCTGGCATGCGGGAGCAGT GCGTGCTTTCTGAGGAGCAGATTCGGAAGAAAAAGATTcagaagcagcaacagcagcagccagcGCCCCCGACTGAGCCAGCAGCCAGTAGCTCAGGCCGGCCAGCGGCCTCCCCTGGCACTTCGGAAGcgagcagccagggctctggggaaggagagggcatCCAGCTGACCGCGGCTCAGGAGCTGATGATCCAGCAGTTAGTTGCCGCGCAGCTGCAGTGCAACAAACGATCCTTCTCCGACCAGCCCAAAGTCACG CCCTGGCCCCTGGGTGCAGACCCTCAGTCCCGAGATGCCCGTCAGCAGCGCTTTGCCCACTTCACCGAGCTAGCCATCATCTCGGTCCAGGAGATTGTGGACTTTGCCAAGCAGGTGCCAGGGTTCTTGCAGCTGGGCCGGGAGGACCAGATCGCCCTCCTGAAGGCGTCCACCATTGAG ATCATGTTGCTAGAGACAGCCAGACGCTACAACCACGAGACCGAGTGCATCACGTTCCTGAAGGATTTCACCTACAGCAAGGACGACTTCCACCGTGCAG GCTTGCAGGTGGAGTTCATCAATCCCATCTTTGAGTTCTCCCGGGCCATGCGGCGGCTGGGCCTGGACGACGCAGAGTATGCCTTGCTCATCGCCATCAACATCTTCTCAGCCGACCGGCCCAATGTGCAGGAGCCCAGCCGTGTGGAGGCCCTGCAGCAGCCCTACGTGGAGGCTCTCCTCTCCTACACGAGGATCAAGCGGCCGCAG GACCAGCTGCGCTTCCCACGCATGCTTATGAAGCTGGTGAGCCTGCGTACGCTCAGCTCCGTGCACTCGGAGCAGGTCTTTGCATTGCGGCTGCAGGACAAGAAGCTGCCGCCCTTGCTGTCTGAGATCTGGGACGTGCACGAGTAG
- the Nr1h2 gene encoding oxysterols receptor LXR-beta isoform X1, which yields MVAPVFWSAFPSFSPCHRRLVLGNPPTCRSFPWRCSPVLSPSLRDLPWPDPRLLFLFVAISHGICSPQVILEPEDEPERKRKKGPAPKMLGHELCRVCGDKASGFHYNVLSCEGCKGFFRRSVVHGGAGRYACRGSGTCQMDAFMRRKCQLCRLRKCKEAGMREQCVLSEEQIRKKKIQKQQQQQPAPPTEPAASSSGRPAASPGTSEASSQGSGEGEGIQLTAAQELMIQQLVAAQLQCNKRSFSDQPKVTPWPLGADPQSRDARQQRFAHFTELAIISVQEIVDFAKQVPGFLQLGREDQIALLKASTIEIMLLETARRYNHETECITFLKDFTYSKDDFHRAGLQVEFINPIFEFSRAMRRLGLDDAEYALLIAINIFSADRPNVQEPSRVEALQQPYVEALLSYTRIKRPQDQLRFPRMLMKLVSLRTLSSVHSEQVFALRLQDKKLPPLLSEIWDVHE from the exons ATGGTGGCCCCTGTCTTTTGGtctgctttcccttccttttccccctgCCACCGCCGACTCGTCCTCGGGAACCCGCCGACCTGCAGATCTTTCCCTTGGCGTTGCAGCCCCGTCCTCTCACCCTCGCTTCGGGACCTCCCATGGCCCGATCCCAGGCTGCTGTTTCTCTTTGTCGCTATCTCTCATGGCATCTGCTCACCCCAAGTCATCTTAGAGCCAGAGGATGAACCTGAGCGCAAGCGGAAGAAGGGGCCGGCCCCGAAGATGCTGGGCCACGAGCTGTGCCGCGTGTGCGGGGACAAGGCCTCGGGCTTCCACTACAACGTGCTCAGCTGTGAAGGCTGCAAAGGCTTCTTCCGGCGCAGCGTGGTGCACGGTGGGGCCGGGCGCTATGCCTGTCGGGGCAGCGGAACCTGCCAGATGGATGCCTTCATGCGGCGCAAGTGCCAGCTCTGCCGGCTGCGCAAATGCAAGGAGGCTGGCATGCGGGAGCAGT GCGTGCTTTCTGAGGAGCAGATTCGGAAGAAAAAGATTcagaagcagcaacagcagcagccagcGCCCCCGACTGAGCCAGCAGCCAGTAGCTCAGGCCGGCCAGCGGCCTCCCCTGGCACTTCGGAAGcgagcagccagggctctggggaaggagagggcatCCAGCTGACCGCGGCTCAGGAGCTGATGATCCAGCAGTTAGTTGCCGCGCAGCTGCAGTGCAACAAACGATCCTTCTCCGACCAGCCCAAAGTCACG CCCTGGCCCCTGGGTGCAGACCCTCAGTCCCGAGATGCCCGTCAGCAGCGCTTTGCCCACTTCACCGAGCTAGCCATCATCTCGGTCCAGGAGATTGTGGACTTTGCCAAGCAGGTGCCAGGGTTCTTGCAGCTGGGCCGGGAGGACCAGATCGCCCTCCTGAAGGCGTCCACCATTGAG ATCATGTTGCTAGAGACAGCCAGACGCTACAACCACGAGACCGAGTGCATCACGTTCCTGAAGGATTTCACCTACAGCAAGGACGACTTCCACCGTGCAG GCTTGCAGGTGGAGTTCATCAATCCCATCTTTGAGTTCTCCCGGGCCATGCGGCGGCTGGGCCTGGACGACGCAGAGTATGCCTTGCTCATCGCCATCAACATCTTCTCAGCCGACCGGCCCAATGTGCAGGAGCCCAGCCGTGTGGAGGCCCTGCAGCAGCCCTACGTGGAGGCTCTCCTCTCCTACACGAGGATCAAGCGGCCGCAG GACCAGCTGCGCTTCCCACGCATGCTTATGAAGCTGGTGAGCCTGCGTACGCTCAGCTCCGTGCACTCGGAGCAGGTCTTTGCATTGCGGCTGCAGGACAAGAAGCTGCCGCCCTTGCTGTCTGAGATCTGGGACGTGCACGAGTAG